The Solibacillus sp. FSL W7-1436 genome window below encodes:
- the sufD gene encoding Fe-S cluster assembly protein SufD has translation MTVETKLALSAEEVRSFSQKHAEPATFADFRVSAMEKAAALDLPKPDRTNIKKWNFIDFPNHTVESARFNSLEELPVEVKSVVDIETQENLYIQRNNTPAFIKVSEELKNKGVIFTDIQTAVRDHKDLVEKYFMTTAVKVDEHKLTAYHAALVNGGIFVYVPRNVVIEAPLQVVFLNDDAEASLFNHVLVVAEESSAVTYVETYISTFDEAHGQVNVVTEVIAKDNAQVTFGAVDNLAHGYTAYVNRRGHAERDAKIDWALGLMTNSDTIYENTTNLIGDNSTSDFKMVTVGSGDQKLNFTTLIRQWGKNSDGQILKHGVMKDSSQSIFNGIGHIMHGGTKANAEQESRVLMLSEGARGDANPILLIDEDDVTAGHAASVGRVDPTQLYYLMSRGISKAEAERLVIHGFLAPVVAKLPIEGVKKQLTEVIERKVR, from the coding sequence ATGACGGTTGAAACAAAATTAGCGTTATCAGCAGAAGAAGTACGCTCGTTCTCGCAAAAACATGCTGAACCAGCAACATTTGCTGATTTCCGTGTGAGCGCAATGGAAAAAGCTGCTGCGCTTGACTTACCAAAACCAGACAGAACGAACATTAAAAAGTGGAACTTCATTGATTTCCCGAACCATACAGTAGAAAGTGCTCGATTCAATTCATTGGAAGAGCTGCCTGTAGAGGTGAAATCAGTAGTTGATATTGAAACACAAGAAAACCTGTATATCCAACGCAACAATACACCGGCGTTCATCAAAGTTTCAGAAGAACTGAAAAACAAAGGTGTAATTTTCACGGATATTCAAACAGCGGTTCGCGACCATAAAGATTTAGTAGAAAAATACTTTATGACGACAGCTGTAAAAGTGGACGAGCATAAATTAACTGCTTACCATGCAGCTCTAGTAAACGGCGGTATTTTCGTATACGTGCCACGCAACGTTGTAATCGAAGCACCTCTACAAGTTGTATTTTTAAATGACGATGCAGAAGCTTCATTATTTAACCACGTGTTAGTAGTAGCAGAAGAATCTTCGGCTGTTACTTATGTTGAAACTTATATTTCTACATTCGATGAAGCACATGGTCAAGTGAACGTTGTAACAGAAGTAATCGCAAAAGATAATGCACAAGTAACATTCGGTGCAGTAGACAACTTGGCACATGGCTATACTGCTTATGTAAACCGCCGTGGCCATGCTGAGCGCGATGCAAAAATTGACTGGGCATTAGGTTTAATGACAAACTCAGATACAATTTATGAAAATACTACTAACTTAATTGGTGATAACTCTACTTCAGATTTCAAAATGGTAACTGTAGGTAGCGGAGATCAAAAACTTAACTTCACAACATTAATCCGTCAATGGGGTAAAAATTCTGACGGTCAAATTTTAAAACACGGTGTAATGAAAGATTCTTCACAGTCAATCTTTAACGGGATCGGTCATATTATGCATGGTGGTACAAAAGCAAATGCAGAACAGGAGTCACGCGTACTGATGCTTTCAGAAGGTGCACGCGGTGACGCTAACCCGATTCTGTTAATTGATGAAGACGATGTAACAGCAGGACACGCGGCATCTGTTGGACGTGTTGACCCAACTCAACTGTACTACTTAATGAGTCGTGGTATTTCTAAAGCAGAAGCAGAGCGCCTTGTAATTCACGGATTCCTTGCGCCAGTTGTTGCTAAATTGCCAATCGAAGGCGTTAAAAAGCAGCTGACGGAGGTTATCGAAAGGAAAGTTCGATAA
- the sufC gene encoding Fe-S cluster assembly ATPase SufC, translated as MSTLEIKDLHVEIDGKEILKGVNLTINTNEVHAIMGPNGTGKSTLASAIMGHPKYEVTSGEIYLDGENVLEMEVDERAQAGLFLAMQYPSEIPGVTNADFLRSAINARREEGQEISLMKFIRELDKTMEFLEMPEEMSQRYLNEGFSGGEKKRNEILQMMMIKPTFGILDEIDSGLDIDALKVVSKGINEMRGEGFGCLMITHYQRLLNYITPDHVHVMMQGKVVKSGGAELAQRLEAEGYEWIKAELGIEDTEEVTEA; from the coding sequence ATGTCAACATTAGAAATTAAAGATCTTCACGTTGAAATCGACGGAAAAGAGATTTTAAAAGGTGTAAATCTTACTATCAATACAAACGAAGTACATGCGATTATGGGTCCTAACGGTACTGGTAAATCGACATTAGCTTCTGCAATTATGGGTCACCCAAAATATGAGGTAACATCAGGCGAAATCTACCTTGATGGTGAAAATGTATTAGAAATGGAAGTAGATGAGCGTGCACAAGCAGGTTTATTCCTTGCTATGCAATACCCATCAGAAATTCCTGGTGTAACAAACGCGGACTTCCTACGTTCAGCAATTAACGCTCGTCGTGAAGAAGGACAAGAAATCTCATTAATGAAATTCATCCGTGAATTAGATAAAACAATGGAATTCCTGGAAATGCCTGAAGAAATGTCTCAACGTTACTTAAACGAAGGTTTCTCTGGCGGTGAGAAAAAACGTAACGAAATTCTACAAATGATGATGATCAAACCAACATTCGGTATCTTAGATGAAATCGACTCTGGTTTAGATATCGATGCATTAAAAGTAGTTTCAAAAGGTATTAACGAAATGCGCGGCGAAGGTTTCGGCTGCCTAATGATCACTCACTACCAACGTTTATTAAACTACATCACACCTGACCATGTTCACGTAATGATGCAAGGTAAAGTTGTAAAATCAGGTGGTGCTGAATTAGCACAACGCTTGGAAGCAGAAGGTTATGAGTGGATTAAAGCTGAATTAGGCATTGAAGATACTGAAGAAGTAACAGAAGCATAA
- a CDS encoding glutamate synthase subunit beta: MGKATGFMEFKREKVQEQRPLERLLNWGEYTSRLSDEKLQTQGARCMDCGTPFCHMGIEIRGTAAGCPIQNVIPEWNDLVYKGKWQEALERLHMTNNFPEFTGRVCPAPCEGSCTLAITDPAVAIKSIERTIIDKGFENGWITPRIPASRTGYKVAIVGSGPAGLAAADQLNQLGHSVTVFERSDRFGGLLMYGIPNMKLEKDVIERRIHLLSLEGIDFVANTEIGKDITKEQLQADFDAVILCTGAQKQRVLHLEGSDAGNIHLAMDYLTDVTKSLLDSDFTDNQALNVEGKDVIVIGGGDTGADCVATALRQKCRSVYQFGKHPQQATTRTDETMWPKDPNIYTMDYAYAEADAKFGRDPREYCIQTTRIEKDSNGNVKALHTIQMEKILGEDGFHYFKELPGTEKVWPAQHVFVAIGFEGAEKETPEHFGLELTNNRIRASVKDYETNIPGVFAAGDARRGQSLVVWAIKEGRGVAASVHYYLNEMLVKS; encoded by the coding sequence ATGGGAAAAGCAACGGGTTTTATGGAATTTAAACGAGAGAAAGTACAGGAGCAACGACCACTAGAGCGTCTTTTAAATTGGGGTGAATATACAAGCAGACTATCTGATGAAAAATTACAGACACAAGGTGCGCGCTGCATGGATTGTGGAACACCATTTTGCCATATGGGAATTGAAATTCGCGGTACTGCAGCAGGATGTCCGATTCAAAATGTCATCCCTGAATGGAATGACTTAGTATATAAAGGGAAATGGCAGGAAGCGCTGGAACGTTTGCATATGACGAATAATTTCCCTGAATTTACCGGCCGTGTCTGCCCAGCTCCATGTGAAGGGTCTTGTACACTTGCCATTACGGATCCGGCTGTCGCAATTAAATCGATCGAACGTACAATCATTGATAAAGGGTTTGAAAATGGCTGGATCACTCCGCGTATTCCGGCATCGCGAACTGGCTATAAAGTGGCGATTGTCGGTTCAGGTCCTGCAGGCTTAGCAGCAGCAGATCAACTGAACCAGCTTGGCCATTCCGTAACAGTGTTCGAACGTTCTGACCGATTTGGCGGATTATTAATGTACGGAATTCCGAATATGAAGCTAGAAAAAGATGTGATTGAACGTCGTATCCATTTATTATCATTGGAAGGCATCGATTTTGTTGCAAATACAGAAATCGGTAAAGATATCACGAAAGAGCAATTGCAAGCGGATTTCGATGCTGTAATTTTATGTACAGGAGCTCAAAAACAAAGGGTCCTTCATTTGGAAGGAAGCGATGCAGGCAATATTCATTTAGCGATGGATTATTTAACGGATGTTACGAAAAGCCTGCTGGATTCTGATTTCACGGATAATCAGGCATTAAATGTTGAAGGGAAAGATGTTATTGTAATTGGCGGCGGTGATACAGGAGCCGACTGTGTAGCAACAGCACTCCGTCAAAAATGCCGATCAGTATACCAATTTGGTAAACACCCGCAACAAGCTACAACTCGTACAGATGAAACGATGTGGCCAAAAGATCCGAACATTTACACAATGGACTACGCTTATGCCGAAGCTGATGCGAAATTTGGCCGTGATCCGCGCGAGTATTGCATTCAAACAACAAGAATAGAAAAAGACAGCAATGGGAATGTAAAAGCACTTCACACAATTCAAATGGAAAAGATTCTGGGCGAGGATGGCTTCCACTACTTTAAAGAATTGCCTGGTACTGAGAAAGTATGGCCGGCACAGCATGTATTTGTCGCAATCGGCTTTGAAGGCGCAGAAAAAGAAACACCGGAACATTTCGGACTAGAATTAACGAATAACCGCATCCGTGCATCTGTTAAAGACTACGAAACAAATATTCCGGGCGTTTTTGCCGCAGGAGATGCACGCCGAGGCCAAAGCCTTGTCGTTTGGGCAATCAAAGAAGGACGCGGAGTTGCTGCAAGTGTTCATTATTATTTAAACGAAATGCTAGTGAAAAGCTAA
- the gltB gene encoding glutamate synthase large subunit, with product MSFHQLPEAQGLYNPEFEHDACGIGMYANIKGIPSHQIVKKGLEMLCRLEHRAGRGGDGKTGDGAGLLVQIPHAFFQQNCTELNLPEMGEYGVGQIFFTENEGERLKIEQKMNELIEQENQQLIGWRTAPTNKENLSEIAKSTAPVVRQVFIRSNENDNKVFERKLYVIRKQLEHWAAEQQFELYIPSLSSQTIVFKGLLSPEEVSEFYVDLQDESFVSALALVHSRYSTNTFPSWKRAHPNRYIIHNGEINTLRGNINWMRAREQQFVSEAFGDDLEKLLPIIDTTGSDSSMLDNAFEFFVLAGRSPAETAMMMIPEPWTENPRIDEDRKAFYQYHASLMEPWDGPTAICFTDGKQIGAILDRNGLRPGRLYVTKDDHVIFSSETGVVDYAEEDILYKDRLSPSRMLLIDLEKGKIISDDELKSEAAAKKPYAAWLEENMIKLEEKDEQLPEINDLTLRQKIHGYTFEDVQKYIVPLANEGKDPLGSMGNDTPLAVLSDRPQSLFNYFKQLFAQVTNPPIDSIREHVVTSTMTLLGAEGDLLQPNAENARRLLLKTPVLTTAEYEQVVNNSEEHFEVAEISLKFTENLESELNRIKTEAEAAIFGGKTIIVLSDYMDDAKQLTMPVLLAASTIHQYLVRIGLRTKASIIVNSAEVREVHHFVALIGFGVDAIHPYLAYATIDEAIEKGHLSVPFEKAVQKFRKGAADGVVKVMSKMGISTVQSYRGAQVFEAVGISKEVIDEYFTGTASQIDGIDLQTIGEEARRRHEEAMQSMSAQLQSGSDFQWRADGEHHAFNPKTIHTLQWATRKNDFGLYRMYAEMANEERIGFLRNLFDFKKNERRIPMEEIESVDSIVKRFKSGAMSFGSLSKEAHETLAVAMNRLGARSNSGEGGEDPARFTIEPNGDNKRSAIKQIASGRFGVKSHYLVNAEELQIKMAQGAKPGEGGQLPGNKVYPWVADVRGSTPGVGLISPPPHHDIYSIEDMAQLIHDLKNANRHARISVKLVAKAGVGTIAAGVAKGAADVIVISGYDGGTGASPKTSIKHTGLPWELGLAEAHQTLMLNGLRDRVTLETDGKLMTGKDVVMAALLGAEEFGFATAPLIVLGCVMMRACHLDTCPVGVATQNPELRAKFMGSADHVVNYMRFVAEEMREYMSILGFRTVEEMVGRTDVLQISDRTAKHWKASQLDLTALLHQIQGTRTKQHQQNHNIEGSFDLRELLPQVSKAIEGNERIDLNYSIKNTDRVMGTIVGSEISRKYGEAGLPDNTINLTFTGHAGQSFGAFIPRGMSMRVVGDVNDYFGKGLSGGKVTAIAPIKGDQEKNVIAGNVCLYGATSGKAFINGRAGHRFGVRNSGAEIVVEGIGDHGCEYMTGGKIVILGDVGQNFGAGMSGGIGYILPSDEEKFKAQCNMEMIHFEKLTDKAEIESVRQLIIQHLEETDSSYALDVLAKWEQFVPKFVKVVPTDYKIMVDKINHYTATGSAKDDAAMQAFTEVTTSQKKLVSTK from the coding sequence ATGAGTTTTCATCAGTTACCAGAAGCACAAGGGTTATATAATCCTGAATTTGAACATGACGCATGCGGTATCGGCATGTATGCAAATATAAAAGGAATACCTTCACATCAGATTGTAAAAAAAGGATTGGAAATGTTATGTCGCTTAGAACACCGTGCAGGACGTGGCGGGGACGGCAAGACAGGTGATGGGGCGGGGCTGCTAGTTCAAATCCCACATGCTTTCTTTCAACAAAACTGTACGGAACTTAATTTACCTGAAATGGGTGAATATGGTGTTGGACAAATTTTTTTCACAGAAAATGAAGGAGAACGCCTGAAAATTGAACAAAAGATGAACGAATTAATTGAACAGGAAAATCAGCAACTGATCGGTTGGAGAACTGCACCGACTAATAAGGAAAATTTAAGTGAGATTGCTAAATCGACTGCACCGGTTGTTCGCCAAGTATTTATTCGTTCAAACGAAAACGACAATAAGGTTTTCGAACGAAAACTGTATGTGATCCGCAAGCAGCTTGAACATTGGGCAGCGGAGCAGCAATTTGAATTGTATATTCCCAGTCTCTCAAGTCAGACGATTGTTTTTAAAGGTTTGCTTTCACCGGAAGAAGTAAGTGAATTTTATGTGGACCTGCAGGACGAAAGCTTTGTGTCCGCATTGGCACTTGTGCATTCACGTTACTCGACGAACACATTCCCATCTTGGAAACGGGCCCATCCGAACCGCTACATCATCCATAATGGGGAGATTAATACATTACGGGGCAATATTAACTGGATGCGTGCACGTGAGCAGCAGTTCGTATCTGAGGCGTTTGGAGATGACCTTGAAAAACTGTTACCGATTATTGATACAACGGGTTCGGATTCTTCGATGCTTGATAACGCATTTGAATTTTTTGTATTGGCTGGACGTTCACCTGCTGAGACAGCGATGATGATGATTCCGGAGCCATGGACAGAAAATCCGCGCATTGATGAAGACCGCAAAGCGTTTTATCAATATCATGCCAGCTTAATGGAGCCATGGGATGGACCGACTGCTATTTGCTTCACGGACGGCAAACAGATCGGGGCAATTTTAGACCGTAACGGTTTGCGCCCGGGAAGATTGTATGTGACAAAAGACGATCATGTTATTTTCTCATCCGAAACAGGGGTTGTCGATTACGCTGAAGAAGACATTCTTTACAAAGACCGGTTAAGCCCAAGTCGCATGCTATTAATCGATTTGGAAAAAGGGAAGATCATTTCGGATGACGAGCTGAAATCCGAAGCTGCAGCAAAAAAACCTTATGCAGCATGGCTGGAAGAAAATATGATCAAACTTGAAGAAAAGGATGAGCAGTTACCGGAAATAAATGATCTGACATTACGCCAGAAAATTCATGGTTACACATTTGAGGACGTACAAAAATATATTGTACCTCTAGCAAATGAAGGAAAAGATCCTCTTGGTTCGATGGGGAATGATACACCATTAGCTGTTCTGTCAGATAGACCGCAATCATTATTTAATTACTTTAAGCAGCTGTTTGCACAAGTGACAAACCCGCCGATTGATTCCATTCGTGAACATGTCGTGACTTCGACAATGACATTGCTTGGAGCGGAAGGAGATTTATTACAGCCGAATGCGGAAAATGCACGTCGTCTCCTGCTGAAAACGCCGGTATTGACGACTGCAGAATATGAGCAGGTCGTAAATAATAGTGAAGAACATTTTGAAGTAGCGGAAATCTCGCTGAAATTCACGGAAAATTTGGAAAGTGAACTTAACCGAATTAAAACAGAAGCAGAAGCGGCTATCTTCGGCGGCAAGACAATCATTGTACTTTCTGACTATATGGATGACGCTAAGCAGCTTACGATGCCTGTTTTACTGGCAGCGAGTACAATCCATCAATATTTAGTACGAATCGGTTTACGTACGAAGGCAAGCATTATCGTCAATAGTGCGGAAGTTCGGGAGGTTCATCATTTTGTTGCATTAATCGGTTTCGGTGTTGATGCGATTCATCCGTACTTAGCATATGCAACGATTGATGAAGCAATTGAAAAAGGTCATTTATCTGTACCATTTGAAAAAGCGGTTCAAAAATTCCGGAAAGGTGCAGCAGACGGCGTTGTAAAAGTAATGTCGAAGATGGGGATTTCAACAGTCCAGTCATATCGCGGTGCCCAAGTGTTCGAGGCAGTAGGGATTTCAAAAGAAGTGATCGACGAATACTTCACAGGTACGGCTTCACAAATTGACGGGATAGATTTACAAACAATCGGTGAAGAAGCAAGACGCCGCCATGAGGAAGCAATGCAATCGATGTCAGCGCAATTGCAATCAGGTTCAGATTTCCAATGGCGTGCAGACGGAGAGCATCATGCCTTCAATCCGAAAACAATTCATACGCTACAGTGGGCTACACGTAAAAATGATTTTGGTTTATACCGGATGTATGCAGAAATGGCGAATGAGGAGCGAATCGGATTTTTACGTAATTTATTCGACTTTAAAAAGAATGAACGCCGAATCCCGATGGAAGAAATCGAGTCAGTGGATTCCATCGTGAAACGTTTCAAATCAGGGGCTATGTCATTTGGTTCGTTATCGAAAGAAGCGCACGAAACTTTAGCGGTAGCGATGAACCGTCTAGGCGCACGTTCAAACTCTGGTGAGGGCGGGGAAGATCCGGCCCGTTTTACAATCGAACCGAATGGCGACAACAAGCGCAGTGCCATTAAACAAATTGCATCAGGACGTTTTGGGGTAAAATCGCATTATTTAGTAAATGCCGAAGAGCTTCAAATTAAAATGGCACAAGGAGCGAAACCTGGGGAAGGTGGTCAGCTGCCGGGCAATAAAGTATATCCGTGGGTAGCGGATGTACGGGGTTCTACACCTGGTGTAGGGTTGATTTCACCGCCGCCGCATCACGATATTTATTCAATCGAGGATATGGCACAGTTAATTCACGATTTAAAAAATGCAAACCGACATGCAAGAATTTCTGTAAAGCTCGTAGCTAAAGCGGGTGTTGGTACAATTGCTGCTGGTGTTGCTAAAGGGGCAGCAGATGTCATCGTCATTTCGGGCTATGATGGCGGTACAGGTGCATCGCCGAAAACATCGATTAAGCATACAGGCTTACCGTGGGAGCTTGGGTTAGCTGAAGCGCACCAAACATTGATGCTCAACGGGCTGCGTGACCGGGTGACACTGGAAACGGACGGCAAGCTCATGACGGGGAAAGATGTCGTAATGGCAGCACTTTTAGGAGCAGAAGAATTTGGTTTTGCAACTGCACCGTTAATCGTTTTAGGGTGTGTCATGATGCGTGCCTGTCATTTAGATACTTGTCCTGTAGGTGTAGCAACACAAAATCCTGAACTTCGTGCTAAATTTATGGGCTCGGCTGATCATGTTGTCAATTATATGCGTTTTGTGGCGGAAGAAATGCGTGAATATATGAGTATTTTAGGATTCCGTACTGTGGAAGAGATGGTCGGTCGTACAGATGTACTGCAAATTTCAGATCGTACGGCAAAACATTGGAAAGCAAGCCAGCTTGATTTAACGGCGCTGCTTCATCAAATCCAAGGCACACGCACGAAGCAGCATCAGCAAAACCATAATATAGAGGGAAGCTTTGATTTACGCGAGCTATTGCCGCAAGTTTCAAAGGCAATAGAAGGAAATGAACGCATCGATTTGAATTATTCGATTAAAAATACAGACCGTGTAATGGGAACAATTGTCGGCAGTGAAATTTCCCGCAAATACGGGGAAGCAGGCTTACCTGACAACACAATCAATTTAACGTTTACAGGCCATGCCGGTCAAAGCTTCGGCGCATTTATTCCAAGAGGGATGTCGATGCGCGTAGTCGGGGATGTTAATGATTACTTCGGTAAAGGTTTGTCAGGAGGAAAAGTGACAGCCATTGCACCGATCAAAGGTGATCAGGAGAAAAACGTCATCGCCGGAAATGTTTGTTTATACGGGGCAACAAGCGGTAAAGCCTTTATTAACGGGCGTGCAGGGCATCGATTCGGTGTTCGTAATTCAGGCGCTGAAATCGTTGTTGAAGGAATTGGAGATCACGGCTGTGAGTATATGACTGGCGGGAAAATCGTTATCTTAGGTGATGTCGGCCAAAACTTTGGTGCCGGAATGTCCGGAGGAATCGGCTATATTCTGCCGAGTGACGAGGAAAAGTTCAAGGCGCAGTGCAATATGGAAATGATCCACTTTGAAAAACTGACAGATAAAGCGGAGATCGAATCTGTTCGCCAATTAATCATTCAGCATTTGGAGGAAACGGATAGTTCCTACGCATTGGATGTATTGGCGAAGTGGGAGCAGTTTGTTCCGAAGTTCGTAAAAGTTGTGCCGACGGATTATAAAATAATGGTAGATAAAATTAACCACTACACTGCAACGGGTTCTGCAAAGGACGATGCAGCAATGCAGGCATTTACGGAAGTGACGACTAGTCAGAAGAAGCTTGTGAGCACAAAATAA
- a CDS encoding LysR family transcriptional regulator, translating to MELRQLRYFVEVAEREHISEAAEHLHVAQSAISRQIANLEEELGTPLFERIGRNVKLTPVGKIFLEHCITALKGIDFAAKQVEEYLDPAKGTIKIGFPTSLASYVLPTVISAFKKEYPEISFQLRQGSYKFLIDAVKNRELNLALLGPLPPKDEAINTTVLFSENIHALLPATHPLAKKDSINLVDLRNDQFVLFPEGYILNKVAVDACRSVGFIPNITSEGEDMDALKGLVAAGIGVTLLPESSLYDSTPRMTVKVPIAIPNIRRTVGIIAPTTRDLAPSEEVFVKFISNFYSRLSRFQ from the coding sequence GTGGAATTAAGACAGTTACGTTACTTTGTAGAGGTGGCAGAACGGGAGCATATTTCTGAAGCAGCTGAGCATTTACACGTTGCCCAGTCTGCAATCAGCAGGCAAATCGCCAACTTGGAAGAAGAGCTCGGCACACCGCTTTTTGAGCGAATTGGGCGTAACGTAAAGTTGACGCCGGTCGGGAAGATTTTTTTGGAACATTGTATTACCGCACTCAAGGGAATTGATTTTGCTGCAAAGCAGGTAGAAGAATATTTGGACCCGGCAAAAGGGACAATTAAAATTGGTTTTCCTACCAGTTTGGCAAGCTATGTATTGCCGACCGTCATTTCGGCTTTTAAAAAAGAATACCCGGAAATTTCCTTCCAGTTGCGCCAGGGATCCTATAAATTTTTGATCGATGCTGTTAAAAACCGCGAGCTTAATTTAGCTTTGCTCGGACCATTACCGCCAAAAGACGAAGCAATCAATACGACCGTGCTGTTCAGCGAAAACATTCATGCTTTGCTGCCCGCAACACATCCACTGGCAAAAAAAGACTCGATTAACCTTGTGGATTTGCGTAATGACCAGTTTGTACTTTTTCCGGAAGGTTATATTTTAAACAAAGTGGCTGTTGATGCATGCCGCTCTGTAGGCTTCATTCCGAATATTACTTCCGAGGGAGAAGATATGGATGCTTTAAAAGGGCTTGTGGCAGCAGGAATCGGTGTGACACTTTTACCGGAAAGTTCACTCTATGATTCGACTCCGCGTATGACGGTCAAAGTGCCGATCGCCATTCCTAATATAAGACGCACAGTCGGCATCATTGCGCCAACGACAAGAGATCTCGCCCCATCAGAAGAAGTATTCGTCAAATTTATATCCAATTTTTATTCACGATTATCAAGATTCCAATAA
- a CDS encoding MetQ/NlpA family ABC transporter substrate-binding protein, translating into MKKLLSSVILGASVLALAACGGEDEKLVVGASNTPHAVILEKVKPILEEQGIELEIKTYTDYVLPNQDLDNGDLDANYFQHIPYFEAQKADFDYDFANAGGIHIEPIGVYSKKYSSLEELPEGATILLSNSVADHGRMLSLLEAQGLIKLAEGIDKTKAETKDIVENPKNFVFDANTAAELLVQMYENEEGDAVLINSNFAIDNGINPLEDSIAIESSESPYVNIIAVKSGEEDSKEIKALVDALRSKEVQDFIVEEWGGSVVPVSGE; encoded by the coding sequence ATGAAGAAATTATTATCAAGCGTTATTTTAGGAGCTTCTGTGCTTGCTTTAGCGGCATGTGGAGGAGAAGATGAAAAATTAGTAGTCGGTGCTTCAAATACACCACACGCAGTTATCCTTGAAAAAGTTAAACCAATTTTAGAGGAACAGGGCATTGAGCTGGAAATCAAAACTTATACAGATTACGTACTTCCAAACCAGGATTTAGATAACGGTGATTTGGATGCAAACTACTTCCAGCACATTCCATACTTCGAAGCACAAAAAGCTGATTTCGATTATGACTTTGCGAATGCTGGCGGTATTCACATCGAGCCAATCGGTGTTTACTCTAAAAAATATTCATCTTTAGAAGAGCTTCCTGAAGGTGCAACAATTTTACTTTCTAACTCAGTAGCAGACCATGGTCGTATGCTTTCATTACTTGAAGCACAAGGTTTAATTAAGTTAGCTGAAGGTATCGATAAAACAAAAGCGGAAACAAAAGATATTGTAGAAAATCCGAAAAACTTCGTATTCGATGCAAACACTGCAGCTGAATTATTAGTGCAAATGTATGAAAATGAAGAAGGTGATGCTGTATTAATCAACTCTAACTTCGCGATCGATAACGGCATTAACCCATTGGAAGATTCAATTGCAATCGAATCTAGCGAATCACCATATGTAAACATTATCGCAGTAAAATCAGGTGAAGAAGATTCAAAAGAAATTAAAGCATTAGTAGATGCATTACGTTCAAAAGAAGTTCAAGACTTTATCGTTGAAGAGTGGGGCGGCTCTGTAGTACCTGTTTCAGGCGAATAA
- a CDS encoding methionine ABC transporter permease: MFNQLFPNVDWGKMLEATYETIYMTAVATVITFILGLLIGIVLFLTSDNQLWANKIVHFLTGSFVNIFRSIPFIVLIILLIPFTKFLLGTIRGANAALPALIIGAAPFYARMVLIALREIDKGVIEAARSMGAKTSTIIWKVLIPESLPALISGITVTAVALVGYTAMAGIIGAGGLGNLAFLDGFQRNRTDVTLMATVLILVVVFIIQYIGDFITARVDKR; this comes from the coding sequence ATGTTTAATCAATTATTTCCGAACGTCGACTGGGGTAAAATGCTCGAAGCAACATATGAAACAATTTATATGACGGCTGTTGCGACAGTCATCACATTTATACTCGGACTTCTGATTGGGATTGTCTTATTTTTAACGAGCGACAATCAATTATGGGCAAATAAAATTGTCCACTTTTTAACAGGATCATTCGTAAATATTTTCCGGTCGATTCCATTTATCGTCCTGATCATTTTATTGATTCCGTTCACAAAGTTTTTACTTGGAACAATCCGTGGCGCAAATGCAGCATTGCCTGCGCTAATAATCGGTGCAGCACCGTTTTATGCGCGCATGGTATTAATAGCATTGAGAGAAATTGATAAAGGTGTCATTGAAGCGGCCCGATCAATGGGAGCGAAAACTTCTACTATTATTTGGAAAGTGCTGATTCCGGAAAGCTTACCAGCATTAATTTCAGGTATTACGGTTACAGCTGTCGCTTTAGTAGGATATACAGCAATGGCCGGCATTATCGGTGCGGGCGGCTTAGGTAACCTGGCATTCCTTGACGGTTTCCAGCGTAACAGGACAGATGTGACATTGATGGCAACGGTTTTAATTTTAGTTGTCGTATTCATCATCCAGTATATTGGGGATTTCATTACAGCAAGAGTGGACAAACGATAG